In a genomic window of Epinephelus fuscoguttatus linkage group LG23, E.fuscoguttatus.final_Chr_v1:
- the ufsp1 gene encoding inactive Ufm1-specific protease 1 produces the protein MDKTIVAAECEDIDWGGSRAEDGKVTKKTGTLSKNVHTGLTNPLTDPVKCSLIQGDYFYFHYGCDGQDDRGWGCGYRTVQTMASWLCHNCFPLRDKHRPPPSLPEIQQALVTMGDKPSSFSCSKEWIGTFEASLIFDYFYDVPCKLVHVRGGGAELENVAVAELHQHFEKHGSPVMMGGDRDNSSKGIFGVCTGDRGSYLLIVDPHYYGCQLEKTELQRRGWVAWKRVSSLDQSSFYNLCLPQTAKTGT, from the coding sequence ATGGATAAAACGATTGTAGCAGCGGAATGTGAGGACATTGACTGGGGAGGAAGTAGAGCTGAAGACGGGAAGGTTACTAAAAAGACCGGAACCTTATCAAAGAATGTCCACACCGGTCTCACTAACCCACTTACAGATCCTGTGAAATGTTCTCTGATACAAGGAGACTATTTCTACTTCCATTACGGCTGTGATGGGCAGGATGACAGAGGCTGGGGATGTGGCTACCGCACCGTTCAGACAATGGCTTCCTGGCTCTGCCATAACTGTTTTCCACTGAGGGACAAAcacagacctccaccaagcCTCCCAGAGATCCAGCAAGCCTTGGTCACCATGGGGGACAAACCGAGCTCGTTCTCGTGCTCCAAGGAGTGGATAGGAACATTTGAAGCCTCCCTTATCTTTGACTATTTCTATGATGTGCCCTGTAAGTTGGTGCATGTCAGAGGTGGAGGTGCagagctggaaaatgttgcaGTGGCAGAGCTGCATCAGCACTTTGAGAAGCATGGATCTCCAGTCATGATGGGAGGGGACAGGGACAACTCTTCTAAGGGGATATTTGGGGTGTGCACCGGGGACAGAGGGAGCTACTTGCTAATTGTAGACCCTCACTACTATGGATGTCAGCTGGAGAAGACTGAGCTGCAGAGACGGGGGTGGGTGGCGTGGAAAAGGGTGTCATCTCTGGATCAGTCCTCATTTTATAATCTGTGTTTGCCTCAGACTGCCAAGACAGGAACATAA
- the epoa gene encoding erythropoietin isoform X1, translated as MVTRVKYRQVVSLLVVLLSTWDVFFAGKSVVKTRESVGLKIKCEEAEVRIAVKREFFEEKRIPFKPEYLRLGANSTQQRSCGAKGPVSDSEMVISAGLQDCGTEARVHGEWLVYSNQLVLFPAVVPTPTGSVIVRGVPTVIPVECHYRRKQTVNGEPLTPTWLPMTSTFSASGLLHFSLRTMADDCTSPRSSSVYQQGEAVFLEASVEAPRHPPLTLYVDYCVATLKPDPLSLPSYKFITKHGCLMDSVLPGSSSKFLPREQNNRLCFSVQAFHFNQESGEQMFISCNIRATLKQNSHSHLNKACFFHRPTFSWRATEGDNALCRCCDSDDCFTETGEENSGQTTQAHTENNHKADTSVGPLLTLPRSHWTGRLSVNH; from the exons atggTGACTCGGGTCAAATATAGGCAAGTTGTCTCCTTATTGGTGGTTTTGCTGTCTACGTGGGACGTTTTCTTTGCTGGCAAAAGTGTTGTAAAAACTCGGGAAAGCGTCGGACTTAAAATAAAATGCGAAGAAGCGGAAGTGAGAATAGCCGTAAAGCGAGAGTTTTTTGAGGAGAAACGTATTCCGTTCAAACCTGAGTATCTTCGACTTGGAGCAAACTCGACACAGCAGAGGTCCTGCGGTGCGAAGGGGCCAGTGTCTGACTCAGAAATGGTCATCTCTGCAGGGCTGCAGGACTGTGGGACTGAGGCCAGG GTCCATGGGGAATGGCTTGTGTATTCCAACCAACTAGTACTATTTCCTGCTGTGGTTCCCACCCCCACTGGCAGCGTGATAGTTAGAGGGGTACCAACTGTCATACCTGTGGAGTGCCATTATAGGAG AAAGCAGACTGTGAATGGAGAACCATTAACCCCAACATGGCTACCAATGACATCCACATTCAGTGCCTCTGGTCTTCTGCACTTCTCCCTTCGTACCATGGCAG ATGACTGCACCTCTCCACGTAGTTCCTCAGTGTATCAGCAGGGGGAAGCAGTGTTTCTGGAGGCCAGCGTGGAGGCCCCACGACACCCTCCTCTCACTCTGTATGTGGACTACTGTGTTGCTACGCTGAAGCCTGACCCCCTCTCCCTGCCAAGTTACAAGTTTATCACCAAGCATGG ATGTCTTATGGACAGTGTATTGCCAGGGTCTTCGTCTAAATTCCTCCCTAGGGAGCAAAATAACAGACTATGCTTCAGTGTTCAAGCCTTCCACTTCAATCAGGAGTCTGGGGAACAG ATGTTCATCAGCTGCAACATCAGGGCCACTCTGAAGCAAAACTCACACAGCCACCTCAATAAAGCCTGCTTCTTCCATAGACCCACATTCAG CTGGCGTGCCACAGAGGGAGACAATGCTCTGTGTCGATGCTGCGACTCTGATGACTGCTTTACAGAGACTGGAGAGGAAAATAGTGGACAAACAACTCAAGCACATACAG AAAACAATCACAAGGCGGACACATCAGTTGGACCACTTCTCACCCTGCCACGCTCCCATTGGACAGGCCGTCTGTCAGTCAATCACTAA